A window of Pedobacter lusitanus contains these coding sequences:
- a CDS encoding DUF5703 domain-containing protein, translating to MKIKNRIYVLLILLIFCWQFGIAQDKIEDYNVLWTTASDNEAGNMPLGNGSLGSNIWTEKNGDLLLYLSRNDAHSELQRLLKLGRIRISLGTEGFKKKPFRQELDLKTGSILITGGKQGEQIAIRIFMDPDAPVMHINGTSQKLIKIKVTLENWRKEKHQLNQEELASTWVYREGAPKDVATWESADHVLKKQNAIVWYHQNAYSCVPVHLKYQGLESYKDSVNDPLKDNTFGGYIWGDDMISKADTVLQSANNTKKINIRLVGFTEQTPSSGQWENSITTIVKRAASPVKAFQHSQKWWDEFWKRSWIYIDQKDSASVLTQTYILSKYQLACQMRNDFPARFQGGIFNVDPRYAFYATDVREKGYSADYRFYGANYWWQNLRFLYQPQLAQGNADMTKAFFNFFIERIPVFEARAKKYYNASGVYIQECFTTFGLPGMGDFGFGEKEYSEENTRNIWQQNLELTVMMLDYYHYTQDKKFLQEKALLWARKSLEFYQTRFKPGTDGKLRIEPTHALETYWSNVLNDMPSVAGLHYVINELLTLPPELTTIADRDNWKKLLLQLPPVPRKKDADHQWIVDNAESYKNKRTNYEAPDLYCLYPFRIYGFNKANKGEVERAFYKMPNPGRVCWYQTGIFAARLGLAEEAAKDITARSAAQLKGFRFKGYMDSPHDWKPDYDGVGNMMNTMQEMLMYCEGDSIYLFPAWPEKWDVTFKLHAFKNTIIEGTYKDGVLKDFHVFPERRRKDIINMLDMQKE from the coding sequence ATGAAAATAAAAAATAGAATATATGTACTACTCATTTTACTGATCTTCTGCTGGCAGTTTGGTATAGCGCAGGATAAGATAGAAGATTACAATGTTTTATGGACTACCGCTTCAGATAATGAAGCGGGTAATATGCCTTTGGGTAATGGGAGTCTGGGAAGTAATATCTGGACAGAAAAAAATGGCGATTTGCTCCTTTATTTATCACGCAATGATGCTCATTCTGAGCTCCAGCGGTTATTGAAATTGGGTCGGATAAGGATTTCGCTGGGTACTGAAGGGTTTAAGAAAAAACCTTTCCGGCAGGAATTAGATCTTAAGACAGGAAGTATCCTTATAACGGGAGGCAAACAGGGCGAACAGATTGCTATCAGAATTTTTATGGATCCTGATGCACCGGTAATGCATATTAATGGAACCTCTCAGAAACTGATAAAGATTAAAGTAACTCTCGAAAACTGGAGAAAAGAAAAACATCAGCTTAATCAGGAGGAACTAGCTTCTACCTGGGTATATCGGGAGGGGGCTCCCAAAGATGTGGCCACCTGGGAGTCTGCTGATCACGTGTTGAAAAAACAAAATGCGATTGTATGGTATCATCAGAATGCCTATAGCTGTGTACCGGTTCATCTTAAATATCAGGGACTCGAATCTTATAAGGATTCAGTAAACGATCCACTGAAAGATAACACTTTTGGTGGTTATATCTGGGGCGATGATATGATCTCAAAGGCTGATACAGTATTGCAATCAGCAAATAATACAAAAAAGATTAATATCAGACTGGTTGGTTTTACTGAGCAGACACCATCGTCCGGGCAATGGGAAAATTCAATTACGACAATTGTTAAAAGAGCAGCCTCACCCGTTAAAGCATTTCAGCACTCTCAGAAATGGTGGGATGAATTTTGGAAACGCAGCTGGATTTATATTGACCAGAAAGATTCTGCATCTGTTTTAACACAAACTTATATTTTATCGAAATATCAGCTCGCCTGTCAGATGCGTAATGATTTTCCGGCAAGATTTCAGGGAGGTATTTTTAATGTAGACCCTAGATATGCTTTTTATGCTACAGATGTAAGGGAAAAGGGGTATTCTGCTGATTATCGCTTTTATGGTGCAAATTACTGGTGGCAAAATCTTCGTTTTCTTTATCAGCCTCAGCTTGCACAGGGCAATGCGGACATGACTAAGGCTTTCTTCAACTTCTTTATAGAACGAATTCCCGTGTTTGAAGCAAGGGCGAAAAAATACTATAATGCTTCAGGAGTTTATATACAGGAGTGTTTTACAACCTTTGGATTGCCTGGTATGGGGGATTTTGGCTTTGGTGAAAAGGAGTATTCAGAAGAAAATACCAGAAATATCTGGCAGCAGAATCTGGAATTGACAGTAATGATGCTGGATTATTACCATTATACGCAGGACAAAAAATTCCTTCAGGAAAAAGCATTGTTGTGGGCCCGTAAGTCATTGGAATTTTACCAGACAAGGTTTAAGCCTGGTACAGACGGAAAACTTCGTATAGAACCAACACATGCACTGGAAACTTACTGGAGTAATGTACTTAATGATATGCCTTCGGTAGCGGGACTGCACTATGTAATTAATGAACTACTGACTTTACCACCAGAACTGACTACAATAGCAGATCGTGATAACTGGAAGAAATTGCTTTTACAATTGCCTCCGGTTCCGAGAAAAAAAGATGCTGATCATCAATGGATAGTTGACAATGCAGAGTCGTATAAAAACAAGAGAACAAATTATGAGGCTCCTGATCTGTATTGTCTTTATCCATTCAGAATCTATGGATTTAATAAAGCAAATAAAGGTGAGGTTGAAAGAGCTTTTTATAAAATGCCTAACCCAGGCCGGGTGTGCTGGTACCAGACCGGCATATTTGCCGCACGATTGGGACTTGCTGAAGAAGCCGCAAAAGATATTACTGCCAGAAGTGCTGCCCAATTAAAAGGATTTCGTTTTAAAGGTTATATGGATAGTCCTCATGATTGGAAACCAGATTATGATGGTGTGGGAAATATGATGAATACTATGCAGGAAATGCTGATGTATTGCGAAGGAGATTCGATTTATCTTTTCCCGGCGTGGCCAGAAAAATGGGATGTTACTTTTAAGCTGCATGCTTTCAAAAATACAATCATAGAAGGGACTTATAAAGATGGAGTATTAAAAGATTTCCATGTCTTTCCAGAAAGACGCAGAAAAGATATTATCAATATGTTGGATATGCAAAAAGAATGA
- a CDS encoding amidohydrolase family protein, with protein MVKKIIDTHIHIWDLQQARYSWLENDQSLLNRNYCLDELTEIKGTVHITHGLLVQAANNFEDTDWMLLNVEKYDWITGVVGWVPLTDPVATTIALQEKYLRNPYFVGVRHLIHTEPDPYWLLQETVIRSLKILAAHQLTYDVVGIKAAHLMAAIIVSVKVPELKIVLDHLNQPPIATKERFGIWGELMKEAAKNPNLYVKISGLSSTYGSSVCWTEQDLKPYIIYILELFGPDRCFCGGDWPVCLLNTTYEKNWQIYQQILTDILTPEELEKVFWQNAEKFYLSRSSQTQHIDPHLLINPEI; from the coding sequence ATGGTAAAAAAGATCATTGACACACATATACACATCTGGGATTTGCAGCAGGCCAGATACAGCTGGCTGGAAAATGATCAAAGTTTACTTAACCGTAATTATTGTTTGGATGAACTCACTGAGATAAAAGGCACGGTACATATAACTCATGGATTGCTTGTACAGGCAGCGAATAATTTTGAAGATACTGACTGGATGCTGTTGAATGTTGAAAAATATGATTGGATTACAGGCGTTGTAGGTTGGGTTCCGCTTACTGATCCCGTTGCCACCACCATTGCGTTACAAGAAAAATATCTTAGGAATCCCTATTTTGTTGGCGTACGCCATCTGATTCATACAGAACCTGACCCGTATTGGTTACTACAGGAAACAGTGATCAGAAGTTTAAAGATATTGGCAGCACATCAGCTCACATATGATGTCGTTGGCATTAAAGCAGCTCATTTAATGGCTGCAATTATTGTTTCGGTCAAGGTTCCGGAATTGAAGATAGTATTGGATCATCTGAATCAACCTCCCATTGCTACAAAAGAGCGGTTTGGAATATGGGGTGAACTGATGAAAGAAGCTGCTAAAAACCCTAATTTGTACGTTAAAATTTCTGGTTTGAGCAGTACTTATGGCAGCTCTGTTTGTTGGACTGAACAGGATCTTAAACCATATATTATATATATACTGGAATTGTTTGGTCCTGATCGCTGTTTTTGTGGCGGGGATTGGCCGGTTTGCTTACTGAATACTACCTATGAAAAAAACTGGCAGATATATCAGCAGATTCTGACTGACATATTAACGCCAGAAGAACTGGAGAAGGTGTTTTGGCAAAATGCAGAGAAGTTTTATTTAAGCAGATCATCTCAAACTCAGCATATCGATCCTCATCTTTTAATTAACCCTGAAATATGA
- a CDS encoding CaiB/BaiF CoA transferase family protein, with protein sequence MNLLDDLLVLDFSQFLSGPSASLRLADLGARVIKIEKPVIGDICRTLYVSDVEVAGESTIFHAINRNKESLIIDLKDKQGLEKIIGLVRKADVLIHNFRPGVMERIGLSYAFVKSINAGIIYAEISGYGENGEWKDKPGQDLLLQAVSGLTYLSGNKHDNPTPMGVAVADILAGTHLVQGILAALYKKGWSGEGSQVKVSMLESLIDFQFEVLTSFYNDGEQLQERGEVNNANSYMSAPYGVYRTKDSAIALSINRVDYLGELLNCSALKKYNEADNWFVCRDEIKTILQNLLLENTVAYWLSILEPAGVWCSAVFNYVELMEQEGYKILEMEQIVELNSGQLKTTRCPIRVDGRILYSSVGAPSLGQHTKAIEEEFNL encoded by the coding sequence ATGAACCTTTTAGATGATTTATTAGTACTTGATTTCAGTCAGTTTTTATCTGGTCCGTCAGCTAGTCTGAGATTGGCAGATCTGGGAGCCAGGGTTATAAAAATTGAAAAACCTGTGATAGGTGATATATGCCGTACTTTATACGTTTCTGATGTGGAGGTTGCCGGAGAATCAACAATTTTCCATGCCATCAACAGAAATAAGGAAAGTCTTATAATTGACCTTAAAGATAAACAAGGCCTGGAAAAGATTATTGGCCTGGTACGTAAAGCAGATGTGTTGATACATAATTTCAGACCTGGTGTGATGGAGCGAATCGGACTTTCCTATGCTTTTGTAAAAAGCATTAATGCCGGAATTATTTATGCCGAAATCAGTGGCTATGGAGAGAATGGAGAATGGAAAGACAAGCCTGGACAAGACCTTTTATTGCAAGCTGTTTCTGGTCTGACCTATTTGAGTGGCAATAAACATGATAATCCGACCCCGATGGGGGTCGCTGTAGCAGATATTCTGGCTGGTACACATCTGGTACAGGGAATACTTGCTGCATTGTACAAAAAAGGATGGAGTGGAGAAGGCAGTCAGGTAAAGGTGAGTATGCTCGAAAGCCTGATTGATTTCCAGTTTGAAGTACTGACTAGTTTTTACAATGATGGAGAGCAGCTGCAGGAAAGAGGAGAGGTTAATAATGCAAATTCTTATATGTCAGCTCCTTATGGTGTGTACCGGACAAAGGATAGTGCAATTGCATTATCCATAAATCGTGTAGATTATCTCGGTGAGTTACTGAACTGCAGTGCGTTAAAGAAATATAATGAGGCTGACAACTGGTTTGTTTGCCGGGATGAAATTAAGACAATTCTTCAGAATCTCTTACTTGAAAATACAGTAGCTTACTGGCTTTCAATACTTGAGCCTGCAGGGGTGTGGTGCTCAGCAGTATTTAATTATGTTGAACTGATGGAGCAGGAAGGGTATAAAATTCTGGAAATGGAACAGATTGTGGAATTGAACAGCGGTCAGCTGAAAACCACCAGGTGCCCAATAAGAGTAGATGGCAGAATATTATATTCATCGGTTGGAGCTCCTTCTTTAGGACAACATACAAAAGCAATTGAAGAAGAATTTAATTTGTAG
- a CDS encoding L-rhamnose/proton symporter RhaT, translating into MSLAIGISFHAIGALCAALCYTPQKKTKEWSWQTFWLIQAGCCWLIFPIIGAWITIPHLLVVLHKAPAVLIWKIFALGAVYGIGGTAFGMAIRYIGFSLTYAIAIGISCVFGTLLPPIIHGTLVGLWSHKGSEWIICGIVLGVAGIALCGLAGRFKELNLPEKKINDFSLATGLPLCLLAGILSSVYGIAIDVGQPIADIAASYGAKGFQTNVIYLFTNSGAFLTTFIYCMFLHKQNRTHVEFSRLKLDQRPAKLFQNYLMAILTGLLWYAQFFFYGLAHVRMGNYKFTSWAIHMIMLVLFSCITGLLLREWRNCGIISLRFLVLALFSLIVAVISLTYGNYLAT; encoded by the coding sequence ATGAGTCTGGCCATTGGAATTTCTTTTCATGCTATCGGGGCTCTTTGTGCCGCATTGTGTTATACTCCGCAAAAAAAAACAAAGGAGTGGTCATGGCAAACTTTTTGGCTTATTCAGGCTGGCTGCTGCTGGTTAATATTTCCCATTATTGGTGCGTGGATTACTATACCTCATCTGCTAGTGGTATTACATAAGGCTCCGGCAGTCCTTATTTGGAAGATATTTGCTCTGGGCGCGGTATATGGTATTGGAGGTACAGCGTTCGGAATGGCTATCCGTTATATTGGTTTTTCATTGACTTATGCTATTGCTATTGGAATTTCCTGCGTATTTGGTACTTTATTACCACCAATTATTCACGGAACTTTAGTGGGACTATGGAGCCATAAAGGGTCGGAATGGATTATTTGTGGTATTGTTCTGGGGGTTGCCGGAATTGCATTATGCGGATTGGCCGGGCGTTTTAAGGAATTGAACTTACCAGAAAAAAAAATAAATGATTTTTCGCTGGCTACGGGTTTACCGCTTTGTTTGCTGGCAGGAATACTCTCATCTGTTTATGGCATTGCTATTGATGTTGGGCAGCCTATTGCGGATATTGCGGCCAGTTATGGCGCGAAAGGTTTTCAAACCAATGTCATCTATCTATTTACCAATAGCGGCGCCTTTCTGACTACTTTTATTTATTGCATGTTTCTCCATAAACAAAACAGAACACATGTCGAATTTAGTCGCTTAAAACTTGATCAGAGACCCGCAAAACTATTTCAAAATTACCTGATGGCAATACTTACAGGACTATTGTGGTATGCTCAATTCTTTTTTTATGGTTTGGCGCATGTAAGAATGGGTAATTATAAATTTACTAGTTGGGCTATTCATATGATTATGCTTGTACTGTTTAGTTGTATTACTGGTTTGCTCCTGAGAGAGTGGCGAAATTGTGGAATCATTAGTCTCAGATTTTTAGTATTAGCATTATTCTCGCTGATCGTAGCGGTTATCAGTTTAACTTATGGGAATTATCTGGCAACATAA
- a CDS encoding CaiB/BaiF CoA transferase family protein, with amino-acid sequence MSNQIMHKPLKNVTVLEFSQYLSGPLAGLRLSDFGARVIKIENPDKGDAGRQLAIKNLWTNDSSLLFHTINRNKESFTANLKKKDELEMVQELIKMADVVTHNFRPDVMEKLGLSYENVIAVNPRIIYLEISGYGNKGPWKYKPGQDLLVQAISGLTYTTGNKSDSPRPFGLSIADYLCGNQAVQAILAALIRRQKTGEGALLQLSLLESMIDFQFEFFTTYFQSNLHHERSEINNGHALLSAPYGVYETADGYIAVAMMPLQKLAEVIECHPLKFYTDAFEKRDEIKLILVKHFLTHPCAYWLDKMQAENLWVMPVLNWQQLQRADTYQQLNIEQEIEINDQHKIRTTRCPIKINGEMMLSNRPAPALGQHTARIMEELKKRDEPFR; translated from the coding sequence ATGAGTAATCAGATTATGCATAAACCATTAAAAAATGTAACAGTTCTTGAATTCAGTCAGTACCTGTCTGGTCCATTAGCCGGACTCAGGCTCTCAGATTTTGGTGCAAGGGTGATAAAGATTGAGAACCCGGATAAAGGAGATGCGGGAAGACAGTTGGCTATTAAAAATCTGTGGACAAATGACAGTTCTCTGCTTTTTCATACGATAAACAGAAATAAAGAAAGTTTCACTGCAAATCTGAAGAAGAAAGATGAATTGGAAATGGTGCAGGAACTCATTAAGATGGCAGATGTCGTTACCCATAATTTCAGACCTGATGTGATGGAGAAATTAGGTTTAAGTTATGAAAACGTAATTGCGGTTAACCCACGTATTATTTATCTCGAAATTAGTGGTTATGGAAATAAAGGGCCATGGAAATATAAACCAGGTCAGGATTTGTTGGTTCAGGCAATTTCTGGCCTGACTTATACTACTGGAAATAAATCTGATAGTCCCCGGCCTTTCGGTTTATCCATTGCTGATTATCTGTGTGGAAACCAAGCGGTACAAGCTATTTTGGCCGCATTGATCCGCAGACAAAAAACTGGTGAAGGAGCTTTGCTTCAATTAAGCCTGCTTGAATCTATGATAGATTTTCAGTTTGAATTTTTCACAACCTATTTCCAGAGTAATTTGCACCATGAACGCTCAGAAATAAACAATGGTCATGCGCTTTTAAGTGCACCATATGGGGTTTACGAAACCGCTGATGGTTATATAGCTGTAGCAATGATGCCTTTACAGAAATTAGCAGAAGTTATTGAATGCCATCCATTGAAATTTTATACTGATGCTTTTGAAAAACGGGATGAAATAAAACTTATTCTTGTCAAACATTTTTTAACGCATCCATGCGCATACTGGTTAGATAAAATGCAGGCAGAAAATCTATGGGTAATGCCTGTGCTAAACTGGCAGCAACTTCAGCGGGCAGATACTTATCAGCAACTGAACATAGAGCAGGAAATAGAAATTAATGATCAGCATAAAATCCGCACTACCCGTTGTCCAATAAAGATTAATGGAGAAATGATGCTTTCTAATAGGCCAGCACCTGCTCTTGGACAACATACAGCTAGAATTATGGAAGAACTAAAAAAAAGAGATGAACCTTTTAGATGA
- a CDS encoding discoidin domain-containing protein, with the protein MKKKLLSIILLIGSLIVIISCKRVVQEPGDGHSGQTHTNGTAVKGLYSGIYNLNVVYFVPTDLDTVPGYKERINGVMAYTQNFYKKWLTKWGYPNQSMGLPVDASGKLKMLLLRGTAPKAQYPYEGGAGKMMDEINAYYAAHPGEKSSDHILVITPTYTYGADGDPSGGPFYGIGRWCFALDYTGLDTLNLGKPEDKFSTKWIGGFVHELGHGINLPHDGGKKSENTQYGTTLMGFGNSTFGKAPTYLAPADIAILANCQVFSNTTRSDWYTSPGLKINKFSANYKNGNIIVAGKFSSTSPVKNIGFYHRNIATDDGGYSSVTFATKPIGLDSFYISMPVSEFYDKGNTKYELYIRYSHENGSTTDQVLNYAFENDTPVISYNNKPVYNKSNWTISSYSSQETTSENGAAANIIDGDLLSSWHSNYSASSPGYPHYLVINMGSILDVNRFTFWQRNSRKVKAIEILTSNDALTWTSLGNFTLTDSNNPQDIKLPSVKKFKYFKLNMKSSYDGEQFASLLEVGTYKD; encoded by the coding sequence ATGAAAAAAAAACTATTAAGTATAATTTTACTGATAGGGTCACTTATCGTAATTATAAGCTGCAAAAGAGTTGTTCAGGAACCTGGAGATGGTCATTCCGGACAAACACATACCAATGGAACTGCAGTTAAAGGATTGTATAGCGGAATATACAATTTGAATGTTGTATATTTTGTACCTACTGATCTGGACACAGTGCCTGGTTATAAGGAAAGAATTAATGGTGTAATGGCGTATACTCAGAATTTTTATAAAAAATGGTTAACTAAGTGGGGCTATCCAAATCAATCTATGGGACTTCCGGTTGATGCTTCCGGGAAATTAAAAATGTTACTACTCAGAGGAACTGCTCCTAAAGCACAGTATCCATATGAGGGGGGCGCGGGAAAAATGATGGATGAAATTAATGCTTACTATGCGGCGCATCCCGGAGAGAAGAGTAGTGATCATATTCTGGTAATTACTCCAACCTATACTTATGGTGCCGATGGTGATCCAAGCGGAGGGCCTTTTTATGGAATTGGCCGCTGGTGTTTCGCGTTGGATTATACCGGATTAGATACACTGAATCTCGGAAAGCCGGAAGATAAATTCTCTACCAAATGGATAGGCGGATTTGTCCATGAACTTGGACATGGAATTAATCTTCCACATGATGGAGGGAAAAAGTCAGAAAACACGCAATACGGCACTACTTTGATGGGCTTTGGAAATTCGACATTTGGCAAAGCACCAACTTATCTGGCTCCTGCAGATATTGCAATTCTTGCAAACTGTCAGGTTTTTAGTAACACAACGAGATCAGACTGGTATACATCTCCTGGTCTAAAGATCAATAAATTTTCTGCTAATTATAAAAATGGTAATATCATTGTTGCAGGTAAATTTAGTTCAACCAGCCCAGTGAAAAATATTGGTTTTTATCATAGAAACATTGCTACTGATGACGGTGGTTATTCATCCGTTACATTTGCAACCAAACCGATTGGTTTAGACAGTTTTTATATCAGTATGCCTGTAAGTGAGTTCTATGACAAGGGGAATACTAAATATGAACTTTATATTCGTTATAGTCACGAGAATGGAAGCACAACTGATCAGGTTCTTAATTATGCATTTGAAAACGATACTCCTGTTATTTCTTATAACAATAAACCTGTATATAATAAATCTAACTGGACTATTTCTTCCTACAGTTCTCAGGAGACAACGAGCGAAAATGGTGCAGCAGCAAATATTATTGATGGGGATCTTCTTTCGTCATGGCATTCAAACTATTCAGCAAGTTCTCCGGGTTATCCGCATTATCTGGTTATTAATATGGGAAGTATACTTGATGTTAACAGATTCACCTTTTGGCAAAGAAATTCCAGAAAGGTAAAAGCAATTGAAATATTGACCAGTAATGATGCTTTGACCTGGACTAGTCTGGGTAATTTTACCCTGACAGATTCAAATAATCCTCAGGACATTAAATTGCCGTCCGTTAAGAAATTCAAGTATTTCAAATTAAATATGAAATCATCTTATGACGGAGAGCAATTTGCGTCACTTTTAGAGGTGGGTACCTATAAAGACTAA
- a CDS encoding extracellular solute-binding protein translates to MNRIILNGITWEHSRGYTPLVASSQRFSELHPEVEIRWQKRSLQEFADFPLEQLASHYDLLIIDHPWVGRAAVTQSVLPLDEYLSVSYLEDQLKNSVGQSHLSYHYDDHQWALAIDAATPVASYRNDLLQKNNIGIPETWKELIAMAEKKRVAVPGVSIDLLMNFYMFCLAHGNVPFQNQEQVIDHYTGQLALETMRELWSLTDKKMFEYNPIDVAELMTTTDNYYYCPFAYGYSNYSRKYYAENMLSYSDLIEFNHYGKLKSTIGGTGIAVSSSSASIDWAVHFTEWIVSPNIQSGIYAGNGGQPGHRAAWLNQEVNSYSHNYFADTLPALERGYMRPRYNGYLEFQDKAGDYIREYLKKGGTAQIVLNSIDHLYKKSRL, encoded by the coding sequence GTGAATAGGATAATTTTAAACGGAATAACCTGGGAACATAGCAGAGGATATACTCCGCTTGTTGCTTCGTCCCAGCGATTTAGTGAATTGCACCCTGAGGTCGAGATCAGATGGCAGAAACGATCCTTGCAGGAGTTTGCTGATTTTCCTCTCGAGCAACTGGCATCTCATTATGATCTGCTCATTATCGATCATCCCTGGGTTGGTCGTGCTGCTGTAACTCAGTCTGTTTTGCCTTTGGATGAATACCTGTCTGTTTCTTACCTGGAAGATCAGTTGAAGAATTCAGTAGGACAATCCCATCTGAGTTATCATTATGACGATCATCAGTGGGCGTTAGCTATTGATGCTGCGACTCCGGTAGCCAGTTATCGTAACGATTTGCTCCAAAAAAATAATATTGGTATTCCTGAAACCTGGAAAGAATTAATCGCAATGGCTGAAAAGAAGAGGGTTGCAGTCCCAGGAGTATCTATAGATCTGCTAATGAATTTCTATATGTTCTGTCTTGCTCATGGCAACGTTCCTTTTCAAAATCAGGAACAGGTTATTGATCATTACACCGGACAATTAGCACTCGAAACAATGAGAGAGCTCTGGAGTCTTACCGACAAAAAAATGTTTGAATACAATCCTATTGATGTTGCGGAGCTTATGACGACTACTGATAACTATTATTATTGTCCTTTCGCTTATGGTTATTCAAATTATTCAAGAAAATATTATGCGGAAAACATGCTTTCCTACTCTGATCTAATAGAATTCAATCATTACGGAAAATTGAAGAGTACAATAGGAGGAACCGGAATTGCAGTTTCATCGTCATCAGCAAGTATAGATTGGGCTGTGCATTTTACAGAATGGATAGTTTCCCCAAATATTCAGTCCGGTATTTATGCAGGTAATGGCGGTCAGCCGGGGCATCGTGCAGCATGGCTTAACCAGGAAGTAAATAGCTATAGCCATAATTATTTTGCTGATACATTACCGGCTCTGGAAAGAGGGTATATGAGGCCCCGATATAATGGTTATCTGGAATTTCAGGACAAAGCTGGAGATTATATCAGAGAATATCTTAAAAAGGGCGGGACAGCACAGATCGTTTTGAATTCTATAGATCATTTATATAAAAAGAGCAGGTTGTAA
- a CDS encoding Gfo/Idh/MocA family protein encodes MKAKEKIIIIGAGNVVKTGHLPAYRLAGFTVSGIYDIDKTKAIELAAEFGIPKIYSSISGLLKDIKRRTVIDMAIPASAIVGILEQLPEGTSVLMQKPMGENMEQAKEILNLCRSKKLNAGVNFQLRYAPFITEARRMIDEGLLGEIYDIEVNVNVCTPWHMWGFLRSSPRLEILYHSIHYIDLIRSVWGNPSGVYAKTVKHPATMELGSVRSNIIMDYGDRIRANILTNHSHNFGLQNQQSYIKFEGTRGAIKIKMGLLMDYPVGVPDEFEYITFQQDSTAEWKRQELNGSWFPDAFTGSMEEILKSMISPGLSPDNSVEDAIYTMACVEAAYLSSETGAQSIDFGF; translated from the coding sequence ATGAAAGCAAAAGAAAAAATCATTATAATCGGGGCCGGTAACGTAGTTAAAACTGGTCATCTTCCTGCTTATCGTCTGGCTGGTTTTACTGTTTCTGGTATTTATGATATTGATAAAACCAAGGCCATTGAACTTGCCGCGGAATTTGGTATTCCGAAGATATACTCTTCCATCAGTGGATTACTCAAAGATATTAAAAGGAGAACAGTGATAGATATGGCAATTCCTGCTTCAGCTATTGTCGGAATTTTAGAGCAGTTACCGGAGGGTACTTCGGTACTGATGCAAAAACCTATGGGTGAAAACATGGAACAGGCAAAGGAAATATTAAACTTATGCAGGTCGAAAAAGCTTAACGCCGGTGTAAATTTTCAATTGCGCTACGCACCTTTTATAACTGAAGCCAGAAGGATGATTGATGAAGGTCTGCTTGGAGAGATATATGATATCGAGGTTAATGTTAACGTTTGTACTCCATGGCATATGTGGGGCTTTCTAAGATCGTCACCGAGATTGGAAATCTTATATCATAGTATTCATTATATAGACCTTATTCGCTCTGTATGGGGTAATCCTTCAGGCGTTTATGCAAAAACGGTTAAACATCCCGCGACGATGGAACTGGGCTCAGTTCGCAGCAATATCATTATGGACTATGGTGACCGGATCCGTGCAAATATTCTGACCAATCACAGCCATAACTTTGGTCTGCAGAATCAGCAGTCTTATATCAAATTTGAAGGTACCAGGGGAGCAATCAAAATAAAAATGGGTTTGTTAATGGATTATCCTGTTGGTGTCCCTGATGAATTCGAATATATTACCTTTCAGCAGGACAGTACAGCGGAATGGAAACGTCAGGAGCTGAATGGTTCCTGGTTTCCTGATGCCTTTACAGGTTCAATGGAAGAAATTCTAAAGTCTATGATCAGTCCCGGTCTGAGCCCGGATAATTCAGTTGAAGATGCAATTTACACTATGGCTTGTGTAGAGGCCGCATATCTTTCCAGTGAGACAGGTGCGCAAAGTATTGATTTCGGATTCTAA